The proteins below come from a single Homalodisca vitripennis isolate AUS2020 unplaced genomic scaffold, UT_GWSS_2.1 ScUCBcl_5702;HRSCAF=12562, whole genome shotgun sequence genomic window:
- the LOC124373487 gene encoding uncharacterized protein LOC124373487 produces the protein MPTFDGKMTWEDFRTLFETAAAVHRWPSSTKASMLCLSLRGDALKVLQTVPPAERQNYGELVRRLEMRFGHKHMELVYRSQLRSRHQKSNESLQEFEADIARLVRGAYSTCDEAVCENLSIDKFLDGLRDAETQQAVRLARPKTLHEALTQALEFEAVKQSVQGHARLRGVCVEEGFKIEDVVQRVLDALKNRKKEIRCWSCGELGHPRSKCPDRASRGQMQEKLKRVDRKGTD, from the exons ATGCCAACCTTCGACGGTAAGATGACCTGGGAGGATTTTCGGACACTGTTCGAGACTGCTGCCGCCGTCCACCGTTGGCCGTCATCAACAAAAGCGTCCATGCTCTGCCTTTCGCTGCGTGGAGACGCGCTAAAGGTCCTGCAGACCGTGCCACCTGCGGAGCGCCAAAACTACGGAGAACTGGTTAGACGACTGGAGATGCGGTTCGGACATAAGCACATGGAACTGGTCTACAGGTCTCAACTCAGGAGTCGCCACCAGAAGTCCAATGAATCACTGCaggaatttgaagctgatatCGCACGACTTGTAAGAGGTGCTTACTCTACTTGTGATGAGGCTGTCTGCGAGAACTTATCCATCGACAAATTCCTCGACGGCCTTCGAGACGCTGAAACACAGCAGGCTGTAAGGTTGGCTCGTCCTAAGACATTACACGAGGCGCTAACACAAGCACTAGAATTTGAAGCAGTAAAACAGTCTGTGCAAGGACATGCACGTCTTCGAGGGGTCTGCGTGGAAGAAGGTTTTAAGATAGAAGACGTAGTCCAGAGAGTGCTGGATGCgctgaagaacaggaagaaggaaATCCGCTGCTGGAGTTGTGGAGAGTTGGGCCATCCCCGAAGCAAGTGCCCAGATAGAGCCTCTCGGGGGCAGATGCAGGAAAAACTAAAAAGGGTTGACAGGAAGGG GACAGACTAA